The proteins below are encoded in one region of Sporosarcina sp. FSL K6-1508:
- a CDS encoding 3'-5' exonuclease has protein sequence MTNWNTEAFELLDKKPKQQNWGARRASKDKKYITSSESVEDYIVLDFETTGLRAGADKIIQIGAIKYVNHEVKDMFNTFINPSRHIPITVTSLTGISNEMVEWAPSIEEKIEELLGFIGDLPIIAHNASFDMGFLYALDAIEGVEIPTYTVIDTVKLARKKITQTPNHKLTTLTDFLQLEHDAHDAIGDCLATAAIYQYCTQMHV, from the coding sequence ATGACGAACTGGAATACAGAAGCGTTTGAATTGCTCGACAAGAAACCTAAGCAACAAAATTGGGGCGCAAGAAGAGCTTCAAAAGATAAAAAATATATCACCTCATCCGAATCTGTCGAAGATTATATTGTACTCGATTTCGAAACGACAGGTCTCCGTGCCGGCGCGGATAAAATCATTCAAATAGGCGCCATTAAATATGTAAATCATGAGGTGAAGGATATGTTTAATACCTTCATCAACCCATCCCGTCACATTCCTATAACTGTCACTAGCCTCACTGGCATCTCAAACGAAATGGTGGAGTGGGCGCCAAGTATAGAAGAAAAAATTGAAGAACTCCTGGGATTCATTGGAGATTTACCGATTATCGCTCATAATGCTTCGTTTGATATGGGCTTCTTGTATGCGCTCGATGCTATCGAAGGCGTTGAAATTCCCACATATACTGTCATTGATACAGTGAAACTTGCCCGAAAAAAAATCACACAAACACCGAACCACAAGCTGACGACATTAACCGATTTTTTGCAGCTTGAACACGATGCACACGATGCAATTGGCGACTGCCTTGCAACCGCAGCAATTTATCAATATTGTACCCAAATGCATGTTTAA
- a CDS encoding S8 family serine peptidase: protein MKRNNFTKFFSAFLAFAMVLSLLAPFSVSANTEMAKPFKPNNQNESIMQQKAAIAEQLDLLEGGPELHQDLQGAAGNDQVAVIVHLSEKPVALEQGIKELAGGTFTAAEATAVKKKVKTQQTAMKKEMQVKNIKFNEKFAYDTVLNGFSATVNAEDLEELLTIKGVTLIEPDTEVHAYEAPVSSGTVEAAMDTSISFLGIEKLWAEGIQGQGIKVAVLDTGIDKDHPDFAGIYKGGKNFIPNSSTYTRTRADNDASETSPVERPAGTPEFNANGSAFYTSHGTHVAGTIAAIGANPYGVKGIAPKVDLYAYRVLGAYGSGSTSGIIAAIEESVKQKMDVINLSLGGGANSETDGGSFAINNAMMAGTISVIATGNSGPNRGTMGTPSTARLGIAVGNTTNPESHFSSDVNVTVGNYQLSKTLNLMGTTFGTDLTTQLSGDYQVVAVPGMGTKTDYAGLDVKGKVALVSRGDIAFVDKIDFAREAGAIAILIHNFAGGSNAPNASGTFLGDAFEFIPAYDLSQTDGDAMRAALKDGQGTVTFGNFNKTTTIGDDVNDSSSRGPSTPNFDIKPDVSAPGTNIMSTIPMYKADVPDANYDQAFSRKTGTSMATPHIAGIAALVKQANPSWNAFDVKVALSNSAKILDTTKYDVMSQGAGRVQPYAAAHPTILAYAMDEAILDTSGKVVENIKGTVTFGPQSIKEGNISVTKDILVKDMKGNGGNYNVTVDVTKSFEDAKVTVDKSSFTLNGEQLLTVTLTASKKANAGPGSELLGYIHINGEGTEVSLPFAADFGGAPATAFEDFAITETDLSFNNDGIKDSAVLSFKLTGDVTTNYIELWDIMDPENGEYGDGYIGYLHAGTSLAAGSYTLNVTGNYKPWTSGAAQTTIPDGLYTIDFTGQTVSGEPAILSDYVGPIVVKSKAGTIEGEIQGTTATGKIIDKYIDYQAELVNYDLGFDVNTKLKATYEVMENDTVKSSGPIKLEQDGSFTFDVGTLTKENSVKVKYVDAAGNAAEHVLFGDGAGETPIDVKPLDPVPSEPVAANHPYVKTFGLDNVAISSKSKANFAYEFKEAPNSSVSIIVLDPAHFTDEPNEWNEIGDIFWDSSKPQAKTGVFDGTYTNKKTNKKDKLKDGVYGIELFSMNNAYKTMSAIIKPVFVKSTAPEITITAEENTITGTIQDKFIDYKSTVKQHFNKEYDINTYLGLTAIVVNEDGEKTENNIKLEQDGTFSATLKGLAGESTVTIVAQDIARNVAQKTVEMTGEEAGVVEISVDKENLAIQTGDKENLTVTETTTKADGTKEDKDVTAEATFTSADEKIATVKNGEVTAVAAGKTEITVSYKEFTTTVAVEVAATSGQDQVTYSVSKTNLSIGVGQQEQLFVTQKTTKADGSVVEKDVTGTADYDVVNSNIATFQKGLITALATGKTQARVMIPGQEDIYIYLEVTAAPQDQVTYSVSKKNLTLGVGQSEQFYVTQTTTKPDGTVTEKDVTGNGSYNAVNNKVATVKKGLVTARAEGQTQVRVMIPNEETIFVYIEVVKLPQDIITYKVNKTSMKMNVGDQVQLKVTETTLTPQGKSSNKDVTAKTSFKVVDNKIAKVQKGLVTAIAGGKTQVLVSIPEQDPILVYLNVKGDVITYSADKNSVTLKKGETEQVTIIEKTTKADGTVTEKNVTANTTFKSSNPKVVTLSKGLVTAVSPGKADITVTHPNYTTTVTAIVVEDIITYSVDKNSITLKEGTAEQLTVTETTTTADGTVTEKNVTANTTFKSSNPKVVTLSKGLVTAVSPGEAVITVTHPNYTTTVTAIVEPEAVITTELIANPGTLELTVGENSRISVQSIETKNGEVTPTDVTEIATYSGFDPAVIDVQQGQIIAVGAGETAITVSHGVNTAIIVVMVEVAVTPEVPVSPGTAKYFVSESEIEAYANDKKAKEIVIAVPANEEEIAIEFNSTNLNTMIKSKKDLLINRGATSFLFSKKSVEKLMQEAGGNVTITLGNADASSVADAVSENFTLKLEGGTDDNRFVLNQFNEKIEIVLPIDESKVIKNNKVAVLDLNSNSVLKAKYKNGTLEFTAHGEGSFVVINNSTANNANGFVAVSS from the coding sequence TTGAAGCGCAATAATTTCACTAAATTTTTTAGCGCATTTTTAGCTTTCGCGATGGTTCTCTCGCTGCTGGCGCCGTTCTCGGTATCTGCAAATACTGAAATGGCGAAACCGTTCAAGCCGAATAACCAAAACGAAAGTATCATGCAACAGAAAGCGGCTATCGCTGAACAATTAGACCTGTTAGAAGGAGGTCCTGAGTTACATCAAGATCTACAAGGGGCCGCTGGGAACGACCAAGTAGCCGTAATTGTTCATTTATCCGAAAAACCAGTTGCACTTGAACAGGGGATTAAAGAGCTAGCTGGGGGAACATTTACTGCGGCTGAAGCAACTGCTGTGAAAAAGAAAGTTAAAACACAGCAGACCGCTATGAAAAAAGAGATGCAAGTTAAAAATATTAAATTCAACGAGAAATTCGCATATGATACTGTACTGAATGGTTTTTCAGCGACTGTCAATGCTGAAGATCTTGAAGAATTACTCACTATTAAAGGGGTTACATTAATCGAACCGGACACTGAAGTGCATGCTTACGAAGCACCAGTTTCATCTGGAACGGTGGAAGCGGCTATGGACACAAGCATTTCATTCCTCGGAATCGAAAAGCTTTGGGCTGAAGGGATACAAGGACAAGGGATCAAAGTCGCTGTACTGGATACAGGTATCGACAAGGATCACCCTGATTTTGCCGGTATTTATAAAGGCGGGAAAAACTTCATTCCAAACTCTTCGACTTATACAAGAACCCGTGCAGACAATGATGCATCGGAAACGTCACCTGTGGAACGACCTGCGGGAACGCCTGAATTTAATGCAAATGGAAGCGCATTCTACACATCACATGGTACGCACGTAGCGGGTACAATTGCTGCAATCGGCGCAAATCCATACGGTGTTAAAGGGATTGCGCCAAAAGTAGATCTTTACGCTTACCGGGTGCTTGGCGCTTATGGAAGCGGATCTACGTCAGGTATCATTGCTGCAATTGAAGAATCTGTTAAACAAAAGATGGATGTCATCAACCTATCACTCGGTGGGGGAGCAAACTCTGAAACAGACGGAGGATCATTTGCTATTAATAATGCGATGATGGCCGGAACGATTTCGGTTATCGCGACAGGAAACTCTGGTCCGAATCGTGGAACGATGGGTACACCATCGACGGCTCGTCTTGGAATCGCAGTTGGGAACACAACGAATCCTGAATCACATTTTAGTAGCGATGTAAATGTAACAGTCGGAAACTACCAATTATCAAAAACGCTCAACTTGATGGGGACGACTTTTGGAACAGACTTAACGACGCAACTGTCAGGAGACTATCAAGTAGTGGCGGTACCTGGAATGGGTACAAAAACTGACTATGCAGGACTCGACGTGAAAGGGAAAGTAGCACTAGTTTCACGCGGAGACATTGCATTCGTCGACAAAATTGACTTCGCAAGGGAAGCAGGCGCAATTGCAATTCTTATCCACAACTTTGCAGGCGGCTCAAATGCACCAAATGCGTCAGGAACATTCCTTGGCGATGCATTTGAATTTATCCCGGCATACGATTTGTCACAAACGGACGGAGATGCAATGCGTGCAGCTCTTAAAGATGGACAAGGGACCGTAACATTCGGCAATTTCAATAAAACAACAACAATTGGAGACGATGTCAACGATTCAAGTTCTCGTGGACCGTCAACGCCAAACTTTGACATCAAACCGGACGTTAGTGCACCCGGAACAAATATCATGTCAACAATCCCGATGTACAAAGCAGATGTTCCAGATGCAAATTATGACCAAGCTTTCTCACGTAAAACAGGTACATCCATGGCAACACCGCATATTGCGGGGATTGCAGCACTAGTTAAACAAGCCAATCCAAGTTGGAATGCTTTTGACGTGAAAGTCGCACTTTCCAACAGTGCAAAAATTCTAGATACGACTAAATACGATGTCATGTCTCAAGGTGCTGGACGTGTGCAACCTTATGCAGCGGCACATCCGACAATCCTTGCATATGCAATGGACGAGGCAATACTGGATACAAGCGGTAAAGTGGTCGAAAACATTAAAGGAACCGTAACATTCGGTCCTCAATCAATCAAAGAAGGCAATATTTCCGTTACCAAAGACATCCTTGTAAAAGATATGAAAGGTAACGGCGGAAATTATAATGTAACAGTGGATGTTACAAAATCATTCGAAGATGCAAAAGTAACAGTCGACAAATCATCATTCACATTGAATGGCGAACAATTGCTGACAGTTACATTAACGGCTTCGAAAAAAGCGAATGCGGGACCAGGTTCTGAACTTCTAGGCTATATCCATATTAACGGCGAAGGCACTGAAGTTTCATTGCCATTTGCAGCGGATTTTGGCGGTGCACCGGCTACTGCTTTTGAAGATTTCGCAATCACTGAAACAGATCTTTCATTCAATAACGATGGGATAAAAGACTCGGCTGTTTTGTCATTTAAACTAACAGGCGACGTTACAACAAACTACATCGAACTATGGGATATCATGGATCCTGAAAACGGGGAGTATGGTGACGGCTATATCGGCTACTTACATGCAGGCACTTCTCTTGCGGCCGGTTCATACACACTCAACGTTACAGGGAATTACAAACCTTGGACTTCAGGTGCAGCACAAACAACAATTCCTGATGGACTTTACACAATTGACTTCACTGGACAAACAGTTTCAGGCGAACCGGCAATTCTCAGCGACTATGTTGGTCCAATCGTCGTGAAATCTAAAGCGGGGACAATCGAAGGGGAAATTCAAGGCACAACGGCAACAGGTAAAATCATCGACAAATATATTGACTACCAAGCGGAACTTGTAAACTATGATTTAGGATTCGACGTAAACACGAAACTCAAAGCAACTTACGAAGTAATGGAAAACGACACAGTGAAATCATCAGGCCCTATTAAACTAGAGCAAGACGGATCATTCACATTCGATGTCGGCACATTGACGAAAGAAAACAGCGTCAAAGTAAAATACGTCGACGCAGCTGGCAATGCAGCGGAACACGTATTATTCGGTGACGGCGCTGGTGAAACACCAATCGACGTAAAACCGCTAGATCCGGTTCCAAGTGAGCCAGTTGCAGCCAACCATCCGTATGTAAAAACATTTGGACTAGATAACGTAGCAATCTCATCGAAATCTAAAGCCAATTTCGCATACGAGTTCAAAGAAGCACCAAATTCATCCGTTTCCATCATCGTTCTTGATCCAGCGCATTTTACGGACGAGCCGAACGAATGGAATGAAATCGGAGATATTTTCTGGGATTCCAGTAAACCACAAGCGAAAACAGGCGTCTTCGACGGCACCTACACAAATAAGAAAACGAACAAAAAAGACAAGCTGAAAGATGGCGTCTACGGTATAGAACTGTTCTCCATGAACAATGCGTACAAAACAATGTCCGCAATCATCAAACCTGTCTTCGTCAAATCGACAGCACCAGAAATAACAATTACTGCTGAAGAAAACACGATTACAGGAACGATTCAGGATAAATTCATCGATTACAAATCAACAGTCAAACAACATTTCAACAAAGAATACGACATCAACACATATCTTGGGCTCACAGCAATCGTGGTCAATGAAGACGGCGAAAAAACGGAGAATAATATTAAACTGGAGCAAGACGGCACATTCTCGGCTACACTAAAAGGGCTTGCTGGAGAAAGTACTGTCACAATCGTTGCACAAGATATCGCACGAAATGTTGCACAGAAAACAGTTGAAATGACCGGCGAAGAAGCTGGTGTAGTCGAAATTTCTGTCGATAAAGAAAACCTGGCAATACAAACAGGCGATAAAGAAAACCTAACCGTAACTGAAACAACAACAAAAGCGGACGGTACAAAAGAAGACAAAGACGTAACAGCAGAAGCGACATTCACATCCGCGGATGAAAAAATTGCAACCGTCAAAAATGGCGAAGTAACAGCAGTCGCTGCAGGTAAAACAGAAATCACAGTAAGCTACAAAGAGTTCACGACAACAGTTGCTGTCGAAGTAGCGGCAACATCAGGTCAAGACCAAGTCACATATTCTGTAAGTAAAACAAATCTATCAATTGGTGTCGGTCAGCAAGAACAACTTTTCGTTACACAAAAAACAACAAAAGCGGATGGTTCAGTTGTTGAAAAAGACGTAACTGGAACAGCGGACTATGATGTTGTCAACAGCAATATTGCAACATTCCAAAAAGGCCTCATCACAGCACTTGCAACAGGCAAAACGCAAGCGCGCGTCATGATTCCAGGTCAAGAGGATATCTACATTTACCTTGAAGTGACAGCAGCACCGCAAGATCAGGTTACTTATTCAGTAAGCAAAAAGAACCTGACACTCGGCGTTGGCCAATCAGAACAGTTTTACGTCACGCAAACGACGACAAAACCGGATGGCACAGTCACTGAAAAAGACGTTACAGGAAATGGCAGCTACAATGCAGTCAACAACAAAGTTGCTACAGTTAAAAAAGGTCTCGTAACAGCACGCGCAGAAGGTCAAACACAAGTACGTGTCATGATTCCAAACGAGGAAACCATCTTCGTTTACATCGAAGTAGTCAAACTTCCACAGGATATCATTACGTACAAAGTGAATAAAACATCTATGAAAATGAATGTCGGTGACCAAGTACAGTTGAAAGTGACAGAAACAACGCTGACGCCACAAGGCAAATCCAGCAATAAAGACGTCACGGCAAAAACTTCATTCAAAGTTGTCGACAACAAAATTGCAAAAGTTCAAAAAGGTCTCGTCACAGCGATTGCAGGAGGTAAAACACAAGTACTTGTCTCGATCCCAGAGCAGGACCCAATCCTTGTCTACCTCAATGTAAAAGGTGACGTAATTACCTATTCAGCCGATAAAAACAGCGTCACACTCAAAAAAGGCGAAACTGAACAAGTAACGATTATAGAAAAAACAACAAAAGCAGACGGTACGGTTACAGAGAAAAACGTAACAGCTAACACTACTTTTAAATCCTCGAATCCTAAAGTCGTTACATTAAGCAAAGGATTAGTGACAGCAGTAAGTCCTGGTAAAGCAGACATCACAGTAACACACCCGAACTATACAACGACTGTCACAGCGATTGTTGTGGAAGACATCATCACCTATTCGGTCGATAAAAACAGCATCACACTTAAAGAAGGAACAGCCGAACAATTAACGGTAACTGAAACAACAACAACGGCAGATGGCACTGTTACAGAGAAAAACGTAACAGCAAACACTACTTTTAAATCATCGAACCCAAAAGTCGTTACCTTAAGTAAAGGATTAGTGACAGCGGTCAGCCCAGGAGAAGCAGTCATCACAGTAACGCATCCGAACTATACAACGACTGTCACAGCGATTGTCGAACCGGAGGCTGTCATTACAACAGAATTGATCGCAAACCCCGGAACACTTGAATTGACAGTAGGGGAAAATTCTCGCATTTCAGTTCAATCGATTGAAACAAAAAATGGTGAAGTGACACCTACAGACGTAACAGAAATCGCAACATATAGCGGTTTTGATCCAGCAGTCATCGATGTCCAACAAGGCCAAATCATTGCTGTCGGAGCTGGCGAAACAGCAATCACTGTTTCTCACGGCGTCAACACGGCAATAATAGTGGTTATGGTCGAAGTAGCGGTAACACCGGAAGTACCAGTGTCACCGGGAACAGCGAAGTATTTTGTTTCCGAATCTGAAATTGAAGCATATGCAAACGATAAGAAAGCAAAAGAAATCGTAATCGCAGTCCCTGCAAATGAAGAAGAAATCGCAATCGAATTCAATTCAACAAACCTCAATACAATGATTAAGTCTAAAAAAGATTTACTCATCAACAGAGGTGCAACATCATTCTTATTCTCGAAGAAGTCAGTGGAGAAATTGATGCAAGAAGCTGGCGGCAACGTTACAATTACATTAGGCAATGCAGACGCATCTTCAGTAGCCGATGCAGTATCAGAAAACTTCACATTAAAACTTGAAGGCGGGACAGATGATAATCGATTCGTGTTAAATCAGTTCAACGAAAAAATCGAAATCGTTCTTCCAATCGACGAGTCCAAAGTGATCAAGAATAACAAAGTAGCGGTACTTGATTTGAATTCAAATAGTGTGCTGAAAGCAAAATATAAAAATGGCACACTTGAATTCACAGCGCATGGCGAAGGTAGCTTTGTCGTTATCAATAATTCCACAGCGAATAATGCAAATGGCTTTGTCGCTGTAAGTAGTTAA
- a CDS encoding general stress protein: MVTRHVVGYYDTETEAIAAIEDLKRQGYVSDDISVMSKHTENVDAIADETGTHAADGAATGAATGGILGGLGGVLAGIGALAIPGIGPIIAAGPIVAGITGAAAGAGVGGLAGALIGMGIPEEEANRYNDYFNEGKILVLVDGDYKRPADQFPPII, encoded by the coding sequence ATGGTGACTAGACATGTAGTTGGCTATTATGATACCGAAACTGAAGCAATCGCGGCAATTGAAGATTTAAAAAGACAAGGATATGTGTCAGACGACATATCAGTCATGAGTAAACATACAGAAAATGTGGATGCTATCGCAGATGAAACTGGAACGCACGCAGCAGATGGTGCTGCAACCGGAGCAGCAACTGGCGGAATCCTCGGCGGACTCGGCGGCGTGCTCGCTGGAATCGGTGCACTCGCAATTCCAGGAATTGGACCTATCATCGCAGCCGGCCCAATCGTAGCAGGTATTACTGGCGCAGCAGCCGGAGCGGGAGTCGGCGGCCTTGCCGGAGCACTGATCGGCATGGGCATCCCCGAAGAAGAAGCGAATCGCTACAACGATTATTTCAACGAAGGAAAAATCCTTGTCCTCGTTGACGGCGACTATAAACGTCCCGCTGATCAATTTCCTCCAATCATCTAA
- a CDS encoding efflux RND transporter periplasmic adaptor subunit, producing MNKVMNIAVAIAISTFLAVNFYLLFSDKSVITKSVYVERYERMTSSDQQQELAKEGLIAPEETYTIYVGNDDTVDSWLVKEGDLVTVGDEIAILQTERADGQRAVWEAELDALHQQTSAVQSMIAGLESEREKAKSDSSSNVNRKDGVSKNEDSDVEVGLNVDVQVDVKQDGSFAQAIAAAEQDLAEVERQLTVVEAQLAQDPGRPALVSPVDGVVSKVTRTGSQLSVDIFSSQKVIVTYAKNDEWQQIESGDVVLIQGDGIENAVEGTVLSVSQAPASNGNSWLNAYKALDDDTVKNPLSYYEVRILTDTAVQSVPYGTNVNAVVIVNEAQDAISVKEKWLHDLYKENAYVWKIDDTGRATKVDVATPFTWKKRAVVTQGLQLGDVVVYEPALQTYAYAPRVLMSIPTEFPSKAQWRAFGWRNYVKYIFIR from the coding sequence ATGAATAAAGTGATGAACATTGCTGTCGCCATCGCAATCAGCACATTCCTTGCAGTAAATTTCTATCTGCTTTTCTCCGATAAAAGTGTCATTACAAAATCAGTATATGTTGAACGCTACGAGCGTATGACAAGCAGTGATCAACAGCAAGAACTTGCAAAAGAAGGTTTAATAGCACCAGAAGAAACCTATACCATTTATGTAGGAAATGACGATACGGTAGATTCATGGCTAGTTAAAGAAGGCGACCTTGTTACTGTCGGGGACGAAATCGCCATTTTACAAACGGAACGTGCAGATGGACAGCGCGCGGTATGGGAAGCTGAACTTGACGCACTTCACCAACAGACATCTGCCGTTCAAAGCATGATAGCAGGTCTCGAATCCGAACGCGAAAAAGCAAAGTCGGATAGTTCTTCAAATGTAAATCGTAAAGATGGAGTATCGAAAAATGAAGACTCAGATGTAGAAGTGGGGCTGAATGTCGATGTCCAGGTAGATGTGAAGCAGGATGGATCATTTGCCCAGGCCATCGCCGCAGCTGAACAGGATCTTGCAGAAGTCGAACGTCAACTAACAGTTGTGGAAGCACAATTGGCGCAAGACCCGGGAAGACCCGCCCTTGTCAGTCCGGTCGATGGTGTGGTTTCGAAAGTAACTCGGACCGGCTCACAATTGTCGGTAGATATTTTTAGTTCTCAGAAGGTAATTGTCACTTATGCGAAAAATGATGAATGGCAACAAATTGAAAGTGGCGATGTTGTCTTAATCCAAGGGGATGGCATTGAAAATGCAGTGGAAGGAACTGTCCTTTCAGTTTCCCAAGCACCTGCTTCAAATGGTAATAGTTGGCTGAATGCATATAAAGCACTCGACGACGATACCGTAAAGAATCCACTTTCCTATTATGAAGTCCGGATTTTGACAGATACAGCCGTACAATCGGTACCATACGGAACGAATGTCAATGCAGTCGTGATTGTCAATGAAGCACAGGATGCCATTTCAGTAAAAGAAAAGTGGCTCCATGATTTATACAAAGAAAATGCATATGTGTGGAAGATTGATGATACAGGACGTGCAACGAAAGTGGATGTCGCAACACCATTCACTTGGAAAAAACGGGCAGTCGTGACACAAGGTCTCCAGCTCGGTGATGTAGTTGTCTATGAACCTGCACTTCAGACATATGCATATGCCCCAAGAGTTTTAATGTCTATACCCACAGAATTTCCTTCAAAGGCACAATGGAGAGCCTTTGGCTGGAGAAATTACGTGAAATATATATTTATAAGGTAA
- a CDS encoding transcriptional regulator yields MLSVQRMTPFFTTQEDFQLRLVFAYQYFSIIKGGDVFQFIPSEGKEIVINTKSLQVENLGEVFVFQRGSRFIRLPLYQLLLISDLHIHLTTILEGTMGLETKVETSEIVTLEAISIIEQLEAENKLRMIDYALETDNIHMFNELTEGLQEN; encoded by the coding sequence ATGCTATCAGTTCAACGGATGACACCATTTTTCACGACTCAAGAGGATTTTCAACTCCGTTTGGTGTTTGCTTATCAGTATTTCTCCATCATTAAAGGCGGGGATGTTTTTCAATTCATCCCATCAGAAGGAAAAGAAATTGTCATTAATACAAAGAGTTTACAAGTTGAAAATCTCGGAGAAGTATTTGTCTTCCAGCGGGGGAGCCGATTTATTCGATTACCACTATACCAATTGCTTCTAATCTCGGATCTCCACATCCATTTAACCACTATTCTCGAAGGAACAATGGGGCTGGAAACAAAAGTAGAGACTTCGGAAATTGTAACGCTGGAAGCGATTAGCATTATTGAACAACTGGAGGCCGAAAACAAATTACGCATGATTGATTATGCACTCGAGACAGATAACATACACATGTTCAACGAACTGACGGAAGGACTGCAGGAAAATTGA
- a CDS encoding SWIM zinc finger family protein, whose protein sequence is MNMTVERVSYLHETEIDEFMNGIKHALRPEIEANALEVRRAVALVRNGATNSYRYDPSESAVIANLLGVESENVRLSFNKMDTTCTCGYAGWCSHRIAVVFHLYSQHHSLTEWLHEWRKTESQQMALSISERTPDAWIDVLMRLTKPLRTIGMAENPGVFIHESSIIDQKATPLIPFEYEWKPLFELYYRLHVLDAGWAYVKGHLGGEPTSFFYGKWYVQNWLTEQLGKLNDNVTAIGAKPKLFEADAFHERVKDLVRTFALGNSGLFQERFHVYRLFWQHLFPSKTARGAELLILANEDTEEARVFIAFFHLIQSEHDELTELVKHVSADTVATWLPLAQLAESNEETDALAIIMHALLPFIGEYVNESVSLSSRPAFVRNIDGLFEAADFSEELRESMFVQYGEPGVDVYADFLVERERFHEWAALMHRYGVSYDGAEAGGLRVALTSDPSAVLPLLHTFAMGFIKEKNRHSYRRAVKLFKQMKTGSKKSGKVDFWNQYIDTVREKNRRLRALMEEMEKGNLNL, encoded by the coding sequence ATGAACATGACTGTCGAACGTGTATCCTACTTGCACGAAACTGAAATAGATGAATTTATGAATGGCATCAAACATGCCCTCCGGCCGGAGATAGAGGCCAATGCGCTGGAGGTTAGACGCGCTGTGGCTCTTGTCAGAAATGGGGCAACCAATTCCTACAGGTATGACCCATCTGAAAGTGCCGTGATAGCGAATCTCCTTGGCGTAGAGTCTGAAAATGTACGCCTTTCATTCAATAAAATGGATACCACTTGCACATGCGGGTACGCTGGCTGGTGCTCGCACCGGATTGCAGTTGTTTTTCACCTTTACTCACAGCACCATTCTCTGACCGAGTGGCTCCATGAATGGCGCAAAACTGAATCGCAGCAGATGGCGCTGTCCATTTCCGAACGTACTCCAGATGCATGGATTGATGTCCTGATGCGTTTAACTAAGCCCCTTCGCACCATTGGAATGGCAGAAAACCCTGGCGTATTCATCCATGAATCTTCTATAATCGATCAAAAAGCAACTCCGCTTATTCCTTTTGAATATGAATGGAAACCCCTTTTTGAACTTTATTATCGTTTACACGTACTGGATGCTGGATGGGCATATGTAAAAGGCCATCTTGGCGGCGAACCAACTTCTTTTTTCTATGGAAAATGGTATGTGCAAAACTGGCTGACGGAACAGCTTGGAAAACTGAATGACAATGTCACTGCAATCGGAGCAAAACCGAAATTGTTTGAAGCAGATGCTTTCCATGAGCGAGTGAAAGATCTCGTTCGGACGTTCGCGCTTGGTAATTCAGGTCTTTTCCAAGAAAGATTTCATGTCTACCGACTCTTTTGGCAGCATTTATTTCCATCGAAAACTGCCAGGGGTGCTGAACTATTAATTCTTGCCAATGAGGACACGGAGGAAGCACGGGTTTTCATTGCATTTTTCCACTTAATTCAAAGTGAACATGATGAATTGACGGAGCTCGTTAAACATGTTTCAGCTGATACTGTTGCTACATGGTTACCGCTGGCTCAGCTTGCGGAAAGCAATGAAGAGACGGATGCACTGGCGATTATTATGCATGCCTTGCTGCCGTTCATTGGCGAATACGTAAATGAATCTGTTTCACTTTCATCTCGTCCAGCGTTCGTGCGGAATATCGATGGTTTATTCGAAGCCGCCGATTTCTCGGAAGAATTGCGCGAGAGTATGTTTGTACAATATGGTGAGCCGGGTGTTGATGTTTACGCTGACTTTCTTGTTGAGCGGGAACGTTTCCATGAATGGGCGGCTCTGATGCATCGATATGGTGTTTCTTATGATGGTGCTGAAGCAGGCGGTTTAAGAGTGGCACTAACTTCCGACCCATCAGCCGTTTTGCCTCTCCTCCATACATTCGCGATGGGTTTCATTAAAGAAAAGAACCGACATAGCTACCGCCGTGCGGTAAAACTATTTAAACAAATGAAAACTGGTTCGAAGAAAAGTGGCAAAGTCGACTTTTGGAATCAGTATATTGATACAGTGCGTGAAAAAAACCGCAGACTACGCGCATTGATGGAAGAAATGGAGAAAGGGAATTTGAACTTATGA